The Elaeis guineensis isolate ETL-2024a chromosome 5, EG11, whole genome shotgun sequence DNA segment ATAGGGTTTGATGCTTTTCAGCTATTCTTTGGTTCGCAATTTAGTTTTTTGTAAGCAGTGTGCGATTTCTGTTTGCAGCCTCCAAGGGAAAATTATGCAAATCCAAAGACTTGTTTTTTCTATGTTTTCTTCAAGGTTTGTTGTTTCTCCAAGAATacttatttgttttaatttgttATTACTTTCGTTTTGAAGTCGGTTTCTAATTTGGCGTCTTTGATGTCGATAGGCTGCAGCATTGGCGTTCTATATCCTCTCAGCTCTTTTCTTTGATAGTTTTGTGATCATCTTCGTGGTTACTGTTCTTCTTGCTGCTCTTGATTTTTGGGTCGTCAAGAATGTGAGTGGACGGATATTGGTTGGTCTGAGGTGGTGGAACGAGATAAATGAGCAAGGAGAGAGTGTGTGGAAGTTTGAGTGCTTGGATCAAGAGGTTTGAAATGTTACCCTGAAACGAGTTTTAATTAGAAATTGTTTGATAGGCCTGGTCTTTGATTTAAACTTCCATGCATCTCATGGTTTACTTATTtctttatgttcagtctcttgctCGCGTGAATAAGAAGGACTCCTGGCTCTTTTGGTGGACGCTTTATCTCACTGTAAGTTATTTTGAGCAAGATTTGCAATCTTCGAATGTACCGCCTGGAAGGGGGGGTACCCTACTGTAGGGAAATGAGTCTCAGTACGTCCTGTATATTGAGTATTGTTACGGATATTGCAAACCTTGATTTTGAAGAACAattattttagaataaattatatgTTCACGATTCAAGTGGTTTTCATCCTTTGTCTAGATCTGTAAGTAGCGAGAATGATGGTAATTGCTGGTGTAATATGCTTGCATTCCTTTTATGGAATCAGCTGTCTTCTAGACAGGCCTTGTCACTTCTCACAAGTTCTAATGTGAATGACAACAACTCAGAATTTGGCAATTGAAATACAATAGAAGAATGTTTTTAACCATCATTATTAGGATAATATGTTGATTATGTATGTGTATTGTCGGCGATGCTTGCATGTGTTATTAAATGCACGAAAAAAGTATGTGTTGATGTAGACTTCTACATGCTTGCTTACATAATTTCATGCATGTACGATTATAGAAATTTTATTTAGAGGAACACATGCAAAAGGAAGGCTAAATGCTAAGCTGTTTAGTAAGGTAGCCAGTTTCAAACTCAAAATGGCATATAATACTGTGCAGGTACAAAATCTTTTTAGGGTAAATTATGTTTTTGGTCCCTGAACTAAGTCAGGTCTTCTTAAATGGTCTCTGAACTATAAAATCCTAAACTCTAGTCTTTCAACTATTTGAACTGGTTTAATGTTACCCTTAGGTGTGATTCCGACGGTTTTTTCTCCTCGAAATCTGATGTGGCAAAATCCGGTGCCTGTGTGGAGTATTCTTGGCTCGTATGTCTCAACAGATGCCGACGTGGCTTAAAATATTTTAAGCCACGTCATCTTCATCGTTTTTATTTTAAGCCACGCCATCTTCTTCTTCCCCAAATGCCAAAATTCCTAATGTTTCATCTTCCCAAATCTTCATTTTCTTTCCCAAATCTTCATCTTTCCTAAATCTCTCATCTCCCATCTCTCTTCTTCTCATTCCTAAGATCTCaatagaaaaataagagaaagaacgaAACCCCTTCCCTCCATGGCCAGCCCCATTCTTATCCTCCTTCACAaccattttttctttatttctcacTACATCTCATTGAACTCTTCCTACCCATCCTTTTTCAAATTTCTCATctcccatctctctttttctcatccccaaaatcctaatgaaaaaagaaagaaagaaaaatctctTTCCCTCCATGGCCCCATCCTCCTTTGCTCGATTCTTCTCCTCCATTCATCTCCCATCGCGTCCTCCCAATGCCTCTGTCAAGTCAGTGTTGGTTTCATCTTCCTTTCATTTCAAACCCTCTTTCCTCTATGGTCCTATCCTCCTTAAAGAACAGAGAtcggaggaagaaaaagaaagaaaaatatgatgGGGAAAGAACAAATAATGCCACATAAGCGTcacatcaatattttttagattttaatgccACATAAGCACCAGATAAGCACTGGATGTTACCACATCGAATTTTCGATGAGAGAAAATTGTCGGAATCGTGCCTGAGGgcaacattatatatatatatatatatgtatgtatgtatatatgtatgtatgtgtgtatatatatatatatatatatatgtgtatatatatgtatgtatgtatatatatatatatatatatatatatatgtatgtatatatatatatatgtatgtatgtatatatatatatgtatatatatgtatgtatatatatatatatatgtatatatatgtatgtatgtatatatgtatgtatgtgtgtgtatatatatatgtatgtatgtatgtatgtatatatgtatgtgtgtgcatgtatatatgtgtgtgtgtgtgtgtgtgtgtcttttATCGTTGTAGATCTGTCATTTACTTATTGAATTGTTTATATACTTTGCATTACACTAATTTGATATTGTAAGGACCATTTGGTCCAATTGGTGTGGATAGGCACAACTCGTTGTCACCGAAAGTCAATTGAAACAAGCCATTAGTGGGATTTACTAACCCATCTTCCATATAAGTGAAATGTGTCTTCAGTTTCCAATCGTACAACCAACATGTACTGTGCTATTGAAGGTTTTTGTTATCCTTAGGCAAAAAGTACACTTTTATActattcttttttctcttcttcttctggaTATCCCTGACAAACATCAGTAGCTCGATCAAGTATGTATGCAGTCTTTTATCAATAAGAGGAAGAAAACCTGTCCTATAATCAAAAGACTGTACTGAATTTTGATGCATAGCTTGCATAATTTAGTAGAATAAAGCATTAGAAAATAGAAGTAAAATTCTAGGAGCAAAACTGTGAttccattttttctttttgactgCTTAGGAGCACTTCTTTGCCATCTGTGCTCTAATTGCCTAGGAACATTGGTTGTTATCTTGTATCTCACATTATGAATTGCAGTGAACCTGGGAGACTCTACTTGCTGAAATCTAGGGTAGCAATTTCTAACCTGGGCCTGCCAAGCTACTCAAACTAGTGCAAAATAGAAGGGTTTAACTGAGTGCTTTCTATAATTGGGTCGGTTTTGGTTGCCATATATAGTCCAAATATAAATGGACTGTGCTTGGATCCCCGATTGACAGGTCCCCATGTATAGGACAAGCTTTCAAATCTTAGCCATGTGCCCCTAGGACTGGTAGCATGGAGGTGGGCCGTGGGTTTGTCAAGTTCTGGTTAGGGCGATTAAGaagataatgtacttcatgtttAAGGGAGAGAATAAAAAGCACAACATGTTCAGGATTTATCATGTGATGTTCTTCACTTTGATCTCCTCTCACCTGTCTCTTACTTTATTTGGATGCCTAGGTCTAGATTTCTTCTTTGCCCAGTTCTGTTGTTATGTTTTTGAGGTTTATGACTGACAAGTGACAAGTTACATCGGTTGGCAGATTTGGTAGTTGTCCATATAATATTGCATGGGTTCATTCTTTTTAACTTGATTATGAATGGGCTGGATATGGCTGAGAGTTATTTAATCCAACCTAACTTATTGCCAGTTTTACTATTACCAAAGCTTGGTTTTAAAGGTGAGAGAGCAATTATGAAGTTACGGTAGCACAACTCAACCATATAGGCTTCAAAGAGATAGTTATGCATTTTCTGCTACTAATCTTCTGTTCTATACATTCTAATTTTTAAGTAACATACATAAAAGAATCTCCATTTTCTTCAAGCTTACTGAGTGTCGGCAAATCTTGGAAAACCACATATTGTCTTCTTCAACACCCATTTATAacacatgttttttttttttgtaaatttctGTAGTAATGTGAGATGCTACTTGTAAAGATATCCTCATAGCATAATCAAGCCAAAGTCAAATGAGGGGCATATTACCAAACCCTTACCTTATGATATGTACCAGGGTCAGTCATCTCCTCTTAAACTATCCGGTTTAGGGCATACTAACTTGAGCTGGTTGATTACTAGGACAAAATGGGGATCCAAGTTGCTCAAATTCGGCTGAACCGCTCAGTTCCATTTGCTTTGGTGCGTTTTGAATAGTTCGGGCTTTTACATAACCCTTCTGAGTCCCAACCCTCTTCAGCCTTCCGAGTTCTGACCCTCTCGCCTCTCAAGCCTCCTCGCCTCTCTAGTGCTAGGGTTAGAGTTCCATTTCTGACAATGATGACTATGGACCATTTGTACGTGTCCTTCCCTTCCGCCACATCTCACCCTCTCGGCCTCTCCATTCGAAAAAAACTCTGCCGTGGAATCCCTTAACCCTTTGCTGTCTCCTCCCTTGAAGCCCCACCAGTGTGCCTCTTGCTTCACTGAAGATCCCCAACTCCCCGGCTTCATCTTTGCATCTTTCTCCCCCATCCGCTTCCTCTCCTTGGTTCTACGGCTCAGGGTGGTGTGGTACGTACTAGTACCATACTGAACTGGTAGTCGGCTATTACGAACTCCATTACCAGTCTGGCGAACCTTGACTATTACCATCTTAACTACCTAATTCTGAGAAGTCATATAACACTCTTGAAAGCAACAACCAAATTATGGTTATTTCCTTCTAGCAGTCTAAGTTGGCATGCAATTCTCCCCTACTTTCTTATTAACTTTAATATCACCCATCATAAATTCATCTTACACTACCCTAGCAATGAAAAGCTGCATGTATCATATATGCATTACAGGGAAGCGTTTGCTTTATCACAACAATCTATAATTAGTTCTGAGAGGATGCTTCCTATTGGTGCAGGCTGTTGCATGGATTTTCCTTGGGATATTCTCGCTTATAAGATTTCAAGCAGACTATCTACTAGTTGTTGGAGTTTGTCTGAGCCTCAGCATTGCAAACATTGTTGGCTTCACAAAATGCCGTAAAGGTAGTTGTTCAATCTAATATTTTCTTGGTctcttttgaatattttttttcacaTATGATGACCCAAACTTCTATGCTAGccctttaaaatatatatatatatatatatatatatataaattgggTTGGTCCGTGGCATAACTTGAATGGTATATAGTCAGCATTAAACATCATTGAGAGATCCAAAAGCTGAGCATACTGCATTGTTCTATCAGTTCTGAGTCATAATTCATGTGATGCTAATGTTACTTTATTAGCTAAATGTTAGGATTATAGCTGGATCTGTTAATGGTGGTGCATGGCCCTCTGTACAAGGAAAAGACTTACAAACCATCTCGTAGCATAAAGGAGTTAAGAAGTTCTCCCACATTGTTGGAGAATATATAAATAAGAGTCGTACTTCAACATTTGTGTAATCTTGAGATGTTTAACATTTTTAAGCATGTTTTtgggtaaaaataaattgatgtgtTTCACTTTCATCAGTCTGATGAGTCTTTGGAATATAGATCTCTTGTACTCCATGATTTTCTCCCAAGTAATGTCTATTCTCAAAGAGCATGTAGTTTTGGATATTGAAATGGTATTTCTACTATGATAACACTTGAAAATGAAGAacttttttatggatgattttttgatGTTTCACTAGTTGTAACTTTCACCTGAATAATTGTTACCTAATAAGATGTTAGCTCAAACACATGGAGAATTATTTAAGTCTgatttaatttgaaatggggtacATGAAGTGGCTAAAGGTGGAGTTCTTATGCTGAATGGATTTGGTGAAAGTCTGTGTCAGTTGTAGACCAAGTAGGGAGCTGGTTGAGTGTTTTGGACAATCTCTGGGCCTCTTATGAATAGTTTGTCTGAATTTGATGATGGACGACACTTAAATTGGAATGGAGGTTTGTTTTGCTTGGCAAATATTTTATGAGGTAATTTTACGGTGAAAAATGTATCACTATGGGGCTAAAGGAAAAAGTTGCATGCACACCACACAGGACAACCAAGTTGGAAGCAATTCTGTACATGTACAAGGATGCCTGTGCCAGGGCTCTCTTCCattatttttcctttttatttgtttcctttctcatttttatttttatttttattttttgaccaaaGGACACATGCAATCTTGGCCAGAGCAAAAGCATTCTGCAGGTTCTTTCCTTATTGTAGCTACTGGATGAGGAAAAGGTTGTTACTGTTGGATATAGTGAAAAACAGATCTGAATTTGGTAAAGCAATCTGGTGTCACATTTATACAATTAAACTATGATCAAGGTGCAGCTATTGCCATTCCAAGTGGTAGGAAACACAAACAATAGTTCGTAGATGGCACATAGGAATTTTATTGGTGTAACTACACTTGTTTTTGATCACTTATCTGTAGCACAATAGGTGTAGAATAAGAAGTTACAAAgctgaaaaaaattatgtttttaGATGCAATGGAAATGTCCTAGAAAAAAAGCTAATATTGGGAACTGTAACTGTTTAagttccaatcaaccttttccaGAACTCTGCCTCCATGTGATTTCTGTCCAATGTAATTTCAATTTTCTGGCATTGATTTCAAGAACTAATACTTATGCTTTCTTGAAATCTGGCATTCCTATTTATTCCAATTtgctagtgttttttttttttttacctcattGATGTGTGGTTATAATCTGCAGTTGTACTCATTGATGTTCTCAGATGTCCTGAAGTTTTCTTCCCTTGGTTTTTATTGGAAATTGCACCATGTGTTTCTCTGCAGCAAATGCCTTCTGTATGACTGATACATTTAATTTTCCTTGTGTACCTACAGATGCCAAGAAACAGATCCAACAATTTGCTTCTCAGACAATTGCATCACGATTTAGTTCGACACTGCAATCAGCTTTCAGTGTTGTATGAGATTGTATGGAGGGCATAATGTAAAAATCATGATATTGAGAAATTTTTGTGTTCTGGTCACCATGTAGTTTGTTTGATTCATGATGTCTTCCACCTCTAGGATACTAGCAGTAGGGGATCCTTCAATCTGTGATATCTTTGGATACAAGATGCTGAACTTTGACAAGCTGGTCTGCTCATTCTGTTCAATATCCCTGAGTAAGAAAAAAAAGCTCACACATTACCATGAGATTGTAGATTTTAATTTCGCTGTTGCAAGGTCGTGAAAGTGATTTGTTCCTGGCCTAGTTTTGTATCAGCTATTTAACCACCATTGCATTCACGACCACTTCTGGTCAAATTAAGTCTTAACATTGTTTGACAAAGCAAACATATTAAGAGGCCATAAATCTGTGTTTGTCAAATTTTGCCAATGGCTTGAGATTGCTATTTTGCACCACATGTTGCTTGACTAGCCAGGTGATATACTGAATTATGTCAGTCATTACTGTATATATTGTTAACTTATGTCAGTCATTACTGAATTGTAAACTGGAACAAATTTTGCTGGTTAACTATGCAGTTTAATACCAAGGTGTGAATGAATCATGGATTGTTTACCGAGGTTAGCCAGCTAGTGATATTGGTTGTTCCCAGCTTTTAGAAACTAGGTGAGTTCTCCACCGGAGAAACAAGAAAGCCTGAATTACACCAAACTCAAATCTCAACCTTCAAAAAAAATTCTAGTTGCCCTATTGATCCATAAACATCCCTGGTCTTTACAACTTTTAATTCTCGTCTAGGTGATTATACTTCTAAGCTTTCCAGTGGTTCTGTATGGGTTAAGGTAGGGGCTACAAACCATGACAAAACTTTTTATCTTTTAGCATTCGATTGTTAAAGGGagaccaaaatagaaaaaaaaaaaatgaagatagaggaaaaaaaaaagtgaatgtGAAAAATTGTACTCAAACTTGAATTTCATTTCATGATTTTAGAACCTTTTTGAGATTTTAGCAGACAAACAAGCACTCTGTATCACAAAATAACAATCAGTAAATAACAAAAAGGATATTCAAAGTAACTAATTGCACTGTAAGTGACATTCCAAGTGCTTTCTCTATTTATGTCACAGGCATCCAAAGATCCTCAAGCTCGAGGTTATATCAAGCTGAAGCAAGTAAATTATATACCAGAGGCTCAGATGAAAAACAACCGTATAAAACTCTTTCAAcctttctttaatttttattcaacatATTGCACAGTTGACATCATGATTATTGCCTTGTGATGTCCTCAACAACACAAGCATCAGCAAAAAGATTCAACCCATCAGTTTGGGACCAACTGTATGGTCCTGACATTTGATTGATCCCCATCCAGACATTTACACTTCGAACTTGATCTGCATCTTTGACAAATGCTGGATTACTCGGGTTGTCTGCTGGCCCCTTTGTGGTCGGAGAGAAATCCTTTATCATGATTCAAAGCAGGTATAGTTCCCGCATCTCAAAAGCCTGTTATATGTAGACTGTAGCTTTCACATTAGATGACGACCAGATGGATTCATAATAAAAGGGAGTGCAATCTACTGGATGGTGACCATTGATGCATCGTCTAAAAAGCCTCTGTAGCAGGAAACTTCTACCTAGAGTAGCTTACTGCTTTGGAAACTCTGTGGTAAATCAAAATGCACCTGCTTCCTAGCCAGTTTCTTACTTCTTCGAGTGTTTTTAAAATGTCCACTTTCACACGTTTGCACTGGTATCCACTCCCatgcttgctctgataacaaaggTTTAAGGTAAGGTAAATCAGCTGAATTTTGATACCAGAATCCACTGTGACTACATTAAGCGATTATGGCATCAATCTATTCTTTACTGTATCACAAAACATGTTTTAAACGGTTAGTACTGTGTATAAAGAATTACAACTGTATCACAAAGCATGATGAAGTGAATCATGTTGGTTTTGGTCATCAAAgaacaatgtggacaatctattTGCCTGAACAATAAGAAATAAAATGGGTGTACCACGAGAAAAGCACAGACTCATAAACTTTATATCAGCTGCCATATCAAGTGCTTATACTAATGGCTGTGACAAGTAGCAGAAATGAAGACAGGGCTTCCAACAAAATCACAATGAGTTTCCTAGGAGTATGGTTCAAAATACAATTACTCAGAACTTCGTCTTGCAAACGTTGTTTAGGATACAATTATTGATAAGTGGAATAGGAGTTGTCTGAATTGCAAGTCAGTGTATTCACATGGAACATTCTGAAGACCAGGGGGCCAAATTATGACCATAAATGATGAAGTATGCAAGCAAGATAAACATGTAACAGAAGTGTTGACACTTGACAGAACTGTATACGGACAGAATGAGAATACGTTAAGGTAAGGCTGGTATTGCAACAGAAATTAGAGACTCTAAAACAGACCTGAATTGGATTGAAAGGTCCAGGGTGTGAGCATGTGTTTGTAGAAGCTCGAATTGAAGCAGTAAGAGATGCTAAGAACAATTTTTTGATGGAGAACAAGGTCATGGGAAGAAAGTGATGAAGCATGATTCATGAAGCAATTccaaatagatacaaaactatgaTATGGTAGTTGCTGAAAGAGTTATTCCCTCATTCTGCTACAtcctaaatagttaaaaaaaatatatattcccTCAAAAGAAAAGATTGTTAAAGAGATTTCTTCATGAATTTTGACTCCATTAACTGTCCATTTTCATTGTAGAATTCTAGCAGACTCATGCAAGTTGCTGAAGTTGGTAAAGAAGGAAACAGAGATTTGAAAACAATCCagtttcaaaaaatatttcaaagtgaAGTGTCATACCAGAGGTTTAGTTAATCACTGTATGCAAGATTTGGCTCCAGAACACCGAATCCAAGACAAGTTACTTCACAAATTATCCGATCACACTGCAGAACATCCAAATTAATTGCTATATCTATAGCTCAAAAAATTATGAACTTAACTATAAAGTTAACATACGTAATAATGCATGGCAGAAAGCAGAATAAATTTTCATATAGATCAGGACAATCAAGAGAAACCAACAgcagcatttaaagatagaattCCTTCTGGACTAAAATTTTCAGGAATTGCAAGGATAATATATATAACCAACTAGGCAAGGACATTGTAATTTATATTGTTAAACATGGTCAGAAATCACAAGGGAACAAggtcaagattattcttgcaagaAAATGACCAAAAACCTGTTGATGATGCATATGGCACTCAATTAGCAAAGTTCAATTCTTTTCTTTAATAATAGATGTAAATGAGCAAAGACCAGGAACCATCACTATGATAGACAAGTGCGATAATCATTTTATTCTCAATTTTTTGGGTCCAAATGAGATACACTTGGTTTGATTGCTCAGATTTGTAATAGCAACATTCTGCACACTTCTATTTGGTGTTAATCATTACTTTTGTATCTGAACAAGTTCAGAATTCAAACCTCAACAGCCGTCTTCTTTTCCAGGCTAACCTGGAGAATAAAATGCTCCTGCTTATGGACTTGCATCTTCATGAACTTGAGAGCCACTAACCAAGTTGATCATGTTTACCTGA contains these protein-coding regions:
- the LOC140850999 gene encoding Golgi apparatus membrane protein-like protein ECHIDNA is translated as MDRLQPPRENYANPKTCFFYVFFKAAALAFYILSALFFDSFVIIFVVTVLLAALDFWVVKNVSGRILVGLRWWNEINEQGESVWKFECLDQESLARVNKKDSWLFWWTLYLTAVAWIFLGIFSLIRFQADYLLVVGVCLSLSIANIVGFTKCRKDAKKQIQQFASQTIASRFSSTLQSAFSVV